One Kitasatospora sp. NBC_01266 genomic window carries:
- a CDS encoding AAA family ATPase, with protein sequence MYVTRLGISGIRGFTPAREVRQLELPQAGWTVLAGRNGAGKTTLLRALALALGGPSVSRSLVSDFSGWLTAGERTGWVQAFVRPDWSVDRLAGSGKAPKYDLKLGLRWTLPRPPAGGIPMAVGPRPELEAFGSASPERGPWAENPRGWFFAGYGPFRRLLGGAGESQRLMLSAGPVGRLATLFHEEASLAEGVSWLIDQHVRRLEGRPGAQQALDVVSALLSDGLLPDGFAVSRVDSDGLWVHRTGDGELNVGGPDFPLRELSDGYRTVAALVLDLVRQFQNCYGSLPQDEHGAITLPGIVLIDEVDAHLHVSWQQRIGPWLKAHFPRVQFIVSTHSPYICQAADPGGLIRIAGLDEDAPPQPVSEELYRRIVYGSGDDAVLSELFGLESPYSARAEDARRRIGDLEGRVLAGDSTDEELAEYQELTDRLMSSLSARVDEVAARLGRAR encoded by the coding sequence ATGTATGTGACCAGGCTGGGCATCTCGGGCATTCGCGGCTTCACCCCGGCCCGCGAGGTGCGGCAGCTGGAACTCCCGCAGGCCGGCTGGACGGTGCTCGCCGGGCGCAACGGAGCCGGCAAGACCACGCTGCTGCGGGCCCTCGCGCTGGCCCTCGGCGGCCCCTCGGTGTCGCGCAGCCTGGTCAGCGACTTCTCCGGCTGGCTGACGGCCGGCGAACGGACCGGCTGGGTGCAGGCCTTCGTCCGCCCGGACTGGTCGGTGGACCGGCTGGCGGGCAGCGGCAAGGCGCCCAAGTACGACCTCAAGCTGGGCCTGCGGTGGACCCTGCCGCGGCCGCCGGCCGGGGGGATCCCGATGGCCGTCGGCCCGCGTCCGGAGCTGGAGGCCTTCGGCTCGGCCAGCCCCGAGCGCGGCCCGTGGGCGGAGAACCCGCGCGGCTGGTTCTTCGCCGGCTACGGCCCGTTCCGCCGGCTGCTCGGCGGGGCCGGGGAGAGCCAGCGGCTGATGCTCTCGGCCGGCCCGGTCGGCCGGCTCGCCACCCTCTTCCACGAGGAGGCCTCGCTCGCCGAGGGCGTCTCCTGGCTGATCGACCAGCACGTGCGCCGCCTCGAGGGCCGCCCCGGCGCCCAGCAGGCCCTGGACGTGGTCAGCGCGCTGCTCTCGGACGGCCTGCTGCCGGACGGCTTCGCGGTCTCCCGGGTCGACTCCGACGGCCTCTGGGTGCACCGCACCGGCGACGGTGAGCTGAACGTCGGCGGGCCCGACTTCCCGCTGCGGGAACTCAGCGACGGCTACCGCACGGTGGCCGCCCTGGTGCTCGACCTGGTCCGCCAGTTCCAGAACTGCTACGGCAGCCTCCCGCAGGACGAGCACGGCGCGATCACCCTGCCCGGCATCGTGCTGATCGACGAGGTCGACGCCCACCTGCACGTCAGCTGGCAGCAGCGGATCGGGCCGTGGCTGAAGGCGCACTTCCCGCGCGTGCAGTTCATCGTCTCGACGCACAGTCCGTACATCTGCCAGGCCGCCGACCCCGGCGGGTTGATCCGGATCGCCGGCCTGGACGAGGACGCCCCGCCGCAGCCGGTCAGCGAGGAGCTGTACCGGCGGATCGTCTACGGCAGCGGCGACGACGCGGTCCTCTCCGAGCTGTTCGGCCTGGAGTCGCCGTACTCCGCGCGGGCCGAGGACGCCCGCCGCCGGATCGGCGACCTGGAGGGCAGGGTGCTGGCCGGCGACTCCACCGACGAGGAGCTGGCCGAGTACCAGGAGCTGACCGACCGGCTGATGAGCTCGCTCTCCGCCCGGGTCGACGAGGTCGCCGCCCGGCTGGGACGCGCCAGATGA
- a CDS encoding HNH endonuclease, whose product MIPLQRRPLPEELAGRMAARSERLPEYRGGARELWRDSRTIRRDLSAQLVAMAAGLSRCMYCGDSEGTSIDHFQPIAMAPQRAFDWLNHLWACAFCNSNQKRDLYPTDRHGAALLIDPTADEPADHLDLVLATGAYRPRTPKGRETIRIFGLDRPVLERGRAQAYVRCRSMLRDLARLSDHDERDEAVAVAHALTVQPFADVLYEMLRLRTAPRAALVFGAETVAGLNTLVGPHFAKWGPTGS is encoded by the coding sequence ATGATCCCGCTGCAGCGGCGCCCGTTACCCGAGGAGCTGGCCGGCCGGATGGCGGCCCGCAGCGAACGGTTGCCGGAGTACCGGGGCGGTGCCCGGGAGTTGTGGCGGGACAGCCGCACCATCCGGCGCGACCTGAGCGCCCAGCTGGTCGCGATGGCCGCCGGGCTCTCCCGCTGCATGTACTGCGGGGACAGCGAGGGCACCAGCATCGACCACTTCCAGCCGATCGCGATGGCCCCGCAGCGCGCCTTCGACTGGCTCAACCACCTGTGGGCGTGCGCCTTCTGCAACAGCAACCAGAAGCGCGACCTCTACCCGACCGACCGGCACGGCGCGGCGCTGCTGATCGACCCCACCGCCGACGAACCCGCCGACCACCTCGACCTGGTGCTCGCCACCGGCGCCTACCGCCCGCGTACCCCCAAGGGCCGCGAGACGATCCGGATCTTCGGCCTGGACCGCCCGGTGCTGGAGCGCGGCCGGGCCCAGGCCTACGTGCGCTGCCGCTCGATGCTGCGCGACCTGGCGCGGCTGTCCGATCACGACGAACGGGACGAAGCGGTGGCGGTCGCCCACGCGCTCACCGTGCAGCCGTTCGCCGACGTGCTCTACGAGATGCTGCGGCTGCGCACCGCGCCCCGGGCCGCGCTGGTCTTCGGCGCCGAGACGGTGGCGGGTCTGAACACACTGGTGGGGCCCCACTTCGCGAAGTGGGGCCCCACCGGGAGCTGA
- a CDS encoding carboxymuconolactone decarboxylase family protein: protein MALDELKAALPEYAKDLKLNLSAVIGNSDLPQQQLWGTVLSCAMATASKPVLAELEPQAKELLSEQAYTAAKAAAAIMAMNNVYYRTTHLLSDHEEYAKLRTGLRMNVIGNPGVEKIDFEFWCFAVSAINGCGQCLDSHEQVLRKAGVDRETIQVAIRIAAVVQAVASVLDAEALLA, encoded by the coding sequence ATGGCGCTCGACGAACTGAAGGCGGCACTGCCCGAGTACGCCAAGGACCTGAAGCTCAACCTGAGCGCGGTCATCGGCAACTCGGACCTCCCGCAGCAGCAGCTCTGGGGCACCGTGCTCTCCTGCGCCATGGCCACCGCGAGCAAGCCGGTGCTGGCCGAGCTGGAGCCGCAGGCCAAGGAGCTGCTCTCCGAGCAGGCGTACACCGCCGCCAAGGCCGCTGCCGCGATCATGGCGATGAACAACGTCTACTACCGCACCACGCACCTCCTCTCGGACCACGAGGAGTACGCGAAGCTGCGGACCGGGCTGCGGATGAACGTCATCGGCAACCCGGGCGTCGAGAAGATCGACTTCGAGTTCTGGTGCTTCGCGGTCTCCGCGATCAACGGCTGCGGCCAGTGCCTGGACTCGCACGAGCAGGTGCTGCGCAAGGCGGGCGTGGACCGCGAGACGATCCAGGTCGCGATCCGGATCGCCGCCGTCGTGCAGGCCGTGGCCTCGGTGCTGGACGCCGAGGCGCTGCTGGCCTGA
- a CDS encoding peroxiredoxin, with amino-acid sequence MLTIGDKFPEFDLKACVNLDAATAFADIDHKTYEGKWKVVFFWPMDFTFVCPTEIAAFGKLNEEFADRDAQILGVSGDSEFVHHAWRKDHADLRDLPFPMLADIKHDLMRACGVEGEDGTAQRAVFIVDPNNEIQFVMVTAGSVGRNPKEVLRVLDALQTDELCPCNWTKGEDTLDAAALLAG; translated from the coding sequence GTGCTGACGATCGGCGACAAGTTCCCCGAGTTCGACCTCAAGGCCTGCGTGAACCTGGACGCCGCGACCGCGTTCGCCGACATCGACCACAAGACCTACGAGGGCAAGTGGAAGGTCGTCTTCTTCTGGCCGATGGACTTCACCTTCGTCTGCCCGACCGAGATCGCCGCGTTCGGCAAGCTGAACGAGGAGTTCGCCGACCGCGACGCGCAGATCCTGGGCGTCTCCGGCGACTCGGAGTTCGTGCACCACGCCTGGCGCAAGGACCACGCCGACCTGCGTGACCTGCCCTTCCCGATGCTGGCCGACATCAAGCACGACCTGATGCGGGCCTGCGGCGTCGAGGGCGAGGACGGCACCGCCCAGCGCGCCGTCTTCATCGTGGACCCGAACAACGAGATCCAGTTCGTCATGGTGACCGCCGGCTCGGTCGGCCGTAACCCCAAGGAGGTCCTGCGGGTGCTGGACGCCCTGCAGACCGACGAGCTGTGCCCGTGCAACTGGACCAAGGGTGAGGACACCCTGGACGCCGCCGCCCTGCTGGCCGGCTGA
- a CDS encoding hydrogen peroxide-inducible genes activator: MVEHRHFRDAATAIGTSQPALSGALATLEESLGAQLVERTTRKVIITPLGERVAAHARRALAALHELTQEVEAARRPFTGPLHLGVIPTVAPYLLPTVLRLVRDQYPDLDLHVHEERTATLLEGLAAGRLDLLLLALPAGGSAPTRDIPLFDEDFVLVTPPGHPLAGRTDVPRDVLLDLDVLLLEEGHCLRDQALDVCREVGAEPGGGSTRAAGLSTLVQLVAGGLGVTLLPATALAVESGRADRLAAVHFADPAPGRRIGLATRPGSARAAEYDRFADSLRTVLAELPVRIVGP; the protein is encoded by the coding sequence GTGGTCGAGCACCGGCACTTCCGGGACGCCGCCACGGCCATCGGCACCAGCCAGCCCGCCCTCTCCGGCGCGCTCGCCACGCTGGAGGAGTCGCTGGGCGCCCAACTCGTGGAGCGTACGACACGCAAGGTGATCATCACGCCGCTGGGCGAGCGGGTGGCGGCGCACGCGCGCCGGGCACTGGCCGCGCTGCACGAGCTGACCCAGGAGGTCGAGGCCGCCCGCCGCCCGTTCACCGGCCCGCTGCACCTGGGCGTGATCCCCACCGTCGCGCCCTACCTGCTGCCGACCGTGCTGCGCCTGGTCCGCGACCAGTACCCCGACCTCGACCTGCACGTCCACGAGGAGCGCACCGCCACGCTGCTCGAGGGCCTGGCCGCCGGCCGGCTCGACCTGCTGCTGCTCGCGCTGCCCGCCGGAGGCAGCGCGCCGACCCGCGACATCCCGCTCTTCGACGAGGACTTCGTCCTGGTCACCCCGCCCGGCCACCCGCTGGCCGGGCGCACCGACGTGCCCCGCGACGTGCTGCTCGACCTGGACGTGCTGCTCCTGGAGGAGGGCCACTGCCTGCGCGACCAGGCGCTCGACGTCTGCCGCGAGGTGGGCGCGGAGCCCGGCGGGGGCTCCACCCGGGCCGCCGGGCTCTCCACCCTGGTCCAGTTGGTGGCCGGCGGGCTCGGCGTCACCCTGCTGCCGGCCACCGCGCTGGCGGTGGAGTCCGGGCGCGCCGACCGGCTGGCCGCCGTCCACTTCGCCGATCCGGCACCCGGGCGCCGGATCGGCCTGGCCACCCGCCCCGGCTCGGCCCGCGCCGCCGAGTACGACCGGTTCGCCGACTCGCTGCGGACCGTGCTGGCCGAGCTGCCGGTGCGGATCGTCGGCCCGTAG
- a CDS encoding phosphodiester glycosidase family protein, whose translation MASSTEPETDQQPASATDPGGAPPPAPPRPGLLRRLLHRRPVQVVLSLFLVFLTWLGFSIGGALLAPGNDSDVARVAEWARDHHLGPVVTGLEAAQYKMDPPKVGGRPTIALTPGGLPPIASSAVASAENKHSDAPALAPINPAPLVSPAGDPLPGEGAWHVIGSSRGIPSVLSAMLRPDSEHTSYLAAVVSMDQRLTRFQLHPGTDDPGPDNWGVPPNIPADARAGLLASFNGGFKVAEAQGGFYLNGVTHGTLRDGAGSLVFYKDGHTAVGSWGDEVSMTPDVVGVRQNLRLIVDHGTVPEDVDHNVESGWGLTIGGKFFVWRSGVGVTEDGRLVYAYGPALSVRTLADLLHQAGCVQAMQLDINPAWMSYNYYQSGSDPANPVPTKLLPDQERPADRYFEPTSRDFTAVYAR comes from the coding sequence GTGGCATCGTCGACCGAACCCGAAACGGACCAGCAGCCCGCGAGCGCGACCGACCCGGGCGGCGCCCCACCGCCCGCCCCACCCCGCCCCGGCCTGCTGCGCCGCCTGCTGCACCGGCGTCCGGTGCAGGTGGTGCTGAGCCTCTTCCTGGTCTTCCTGACCTGGCTCGGCTTCTCCATCGGCGGCGCGCTGCTCGCGCCCGGCAACGACAGCGACGTCGCCCGGGTCGCCGAATGGGCCCGCGACCACCACCTCGGCCCGGTGGTGACCGGGCTGGAGGCCGCCCAGTACAAGATGGACCCGCCCAAGGTCGGCGGCCGTCCCACCATCGCGCTCACCCCCGGCGGCCTGCCCCCCATCGCCTCCTCCGCCGTCGCGAGCGCCGAGAACAAGCACTCCGACGCCCCGGCGCTGGCGCCGATCAACCCGGCCCCGCTGGTCTCGCCGGCCGGCGACCCGCTCCCCGGCGAGGGCGCCTGGCACGTGATCGGCAGCTCCCGGGGCATCCCCTCGGTGCTCAGCGCGATGCTGCGCCCGGACAGCGAGCACACCTCCTACCTGGCCGCCGTGGTCTCGATGGACCAGCGCCTGACCCGCTTCCAGCTGCACCCCGGCACCGACGACCCGGGCCCGGACAACTGGGGCGTGCCGCCGAACATCCCGGCCGACGCCAGGGCCGGCCTGCTGGCCAGCTTCAACGGCGGCTTCAAGGTGGCCGAGGCGCAGGGCGGCTTCTACCTCAACGGCGTCACGCACGGCACGCTGCGGGACGGCGCGGGCTCGCTGGTCTTCTACAAGGACGGCCACACCGCCGTCGGCAGCTGGGGCGACGAGGTCTCGATGACCCCGGACGTGGTGGGCGTGCGGCAGAACCTGCGGCTGATCGTCGACCACGGCACGGTGCCCGAGGACGTGGACCACAACGTGGAGAGCGGCTGGGGCCTGACCATCGGCGGCAAGTTCTTCGTCTGGCGCTCGGGCGTCGGCGTCACCGAGGACGGCCGGCTGGTCTACGCCTACGGGCCCGCGCTCTCCGTGCGCACCCTGGCCGACCTGCTGCACCAGGCCGGCTGCGTGCAGGCGATGCAGCTGGACATCAACCCGGCCTGGATGTCGTACAACTACTACCAGTCGGGCTCCGACCCGGCGAACCCCGTGCCCACCAAGCTGCTGCCCGACCAGGAGCGGCCCGCCGACCGGTACTTCGAGCCGACCAGCCGCGACTTCACGGCGGTGTACGCCCGATGA
- a CDS encoding decaprenyl-phosphate phosphoribosyltransferase: MTAQPPVLPAPELQPVPELQPIGAPAGAARLGWPRAVLRTSRPRQWPKNLLVFAAPVAAADRGRIEGVGGALVAFVAFTLASCAVYFVNDVADAERDRHHPVKRTRPVASGELAERHALAVAVACVALAETGALLAADAGLAACVTGYLALSFLYCATLKHLPVLELTMLASGFVLRAIGGAAAAAVAPSGWFVLVCSLGALLVAISKRYTELAALGPAAAGHRPCLRRYTPQGLRTAQRVVSVAMIGAYLSWALLNGSRWAADWHLVTVLPLAAALLRFDRLTGRATMARVEDLITRDGPMLGCELVWLMLFVAAGTA; encoded by the coding sequence ATGACCGCCCAGCCGCCGGTGCTGCCGGCCCCCGAACTCCAGCCGGTCCCCGAACTCCAGCCGATCGGCGCCCCGGCCGGCGCCGCCCGGCTCGGCTGGCCGCGTGCGGTGCTGCGCACCTCCCGGCCCCGGCAGTGGCCGAAGAACCTGCTGGTCTTCGCGGCGCCGGTGGCCGCCGCCGACCGGGGCCGGATCGAGGGCGTGGGCGGCGCCCTGGTCGCCTTCGTCGCCTTCACCCTGGCCTCCTGCGCGGTGTACTTCGTCAACGACGTGGCCGACGCGGAACGCGACCGGCACCACCCGGTCAAGCGCACCCGTCCGGTGGCCAGCGGCGAGCTGGCCGAACGGCACGCGCTGGCGGTCGCGGTGGCCTGCGTGGCGCTGGCCGAGACCGGCGCGCTGCTGGCCGCCGACGCGGGCCTGGCCGCCTGCGTGACCGGCTACCTGGCCCTGTCCTTCCTCTACTGCGCCACCCTCAAGCACCTCCCGGTGCTCGAACTGACCATGCTGGCCTCCGGGTTCGTGCTGCGCGCGATAGGCGGCGCGGCTGCCGCCGCGGTCGCGCCCTCCGGCTGGTTCGTGCTGGTCTGCAGCCTCGGCGCGCTGCTGGTGGCGATCTCCAAGCGGTACACCGAGCTGGCGGCGCTCGGCCCGGCCGCCGCCGGCCACCGGCCCTGCCTGCGCCGCTACACCCCCCAGGGGCTGCGGACGGCGCAGCGGGTGGTGAGCGTGGCGATGATCGGCGCCTACCTGAGCTGGGCGCTGCTCAACGGGTCCCGCTGGGCCGCCGATTGGCACCTGGTGACGGTGCTGCCGCTGGCCGCCGCACTGCTCCGGTTCGACCGGCTGACCGGCCGGGCCACCATGGCGCGTGTCGAGGACCTGATCACCCGGGACGGGCCGATGCTGGGGTGCGAGTTGGTCTGGTTGATGCTCTTCGTGGCAGCGGGGACGGCGTGA
- a CDS encoding FAD-binding oxidoreductase → MELLQGWGRSTGSRSEVRGPLPAEALSELITGCAERGVLARGAGCSYGDAAQSAGGVVLAPATDQTIELDALGGTVRAAGSVSFAQLLARVVPAGLLLPVLPGTSRLTVGGAIAADVHGKNQRIDGSIGHWLESIELLDGTGQLRVLTPDQDGEAFAATVGGMGLTGVILAATLRLLPLGSDRLRVTSRRAAHLDALLDELDAASRGSRYAVAWIDTTASGRALGRGIVDRGDHLASGGELRYTPGRAPRAPRLPVGPFTPLTARAFNGLWYRRAPRERHSVQGLPEFFHRLDAVREWNRALGPRGFLQYQFAVPEPAAGLLGEALTALRRAGAAPFLGTVKRFGRAGYGPLSFPLPGWSLAVDLPVGSTLARGRLHAVLDRLDRRVAEAGGRVYLAKDARLGRAAFDAMYGSLDDWRAVRARLDPTDTLRSDLGRRLGLCP, encoded by the coding sequence ATGGAACTTCTCCAGGGCTGGGGTCGCAGCACCGGCAGCCGCAGCGAGGTGCGCGGGCCGCTGCCCGCCGAGGCGCTGAGCGAGCTGATCACCGGCTGCGCCGAGCGCGGAGTGCTGGCCCGCGGCGCCGGCTGCAGCTACGGGGACGCCGCGCAGAGCGCCGGGGGAGTGGTGCTGGCACCGGCGACCGACCAGACGATCGAGCTGGACGCGCTGGGCGGCACGGTGCGGGCGGCCGGCTCGGTCAGCTTCGCGCAGCTGCTGGCCCGGGTGGTCCCGGCGGGGCTGCTGCTCCCGGTGCTCCCTGGGACCAGCCGGCTGACCGTGGGCGGCGCCATCGCCGCCGACGTGCACGGCAAGAACCAGCGCATCGACGGCAGCATCGGCCACTGGCTGGAGAGCATCGAACTGCTGGACGGGACCGGGCAGTTGCGGGTGCTGACCCCGGACCAGGACGGCGAGGCCTTCGCGGCGACGGTCGGCGGGATGGGCCTGACCGGCGTGATCCTGGCCGCCACCCTGCGACTGCTGCCGCTGGGCAGCGACCGGCTGCGGGTCACCTCGCGGCGGGCCGCCCACCTGGACGCGCTGCTCGACGAGCTGGACGCGGCCTCGCGCGGCAGCCGCTACGCGGTCGCCTGGATCGACACCACGGCGAGCGGGCGGGCACTGGGGCGCGGGATCGTGGACCGCGGCGACCACCTGGCCTCGGGCGGCGAGCTGCGCTACACCCCGGGACGCGCGCCGCGCGCGCCCCGGCTGCCGGTCGGCCCGTTCACCCCGCTGACCGCGCGGGCCTTCAACGGGCTCTGGTACCGCCGGGCACCGCGCGAGCGGCACAGCGTCCAGGGCCTGCCGGAGTTCTTCCACCGGCTGGACGCGGTCCGCGAGTGGAACCGGGCGCTGGGGCCGCGCGGCTTCCTGCAGTACCAGTTCGCCGTGCCGGAACCGGCCGCCGGACTGCTGGGCGAAGCGCTGACGGCGCTGCGCCGGGCCGGGGCGGCGCCGTTCCTGGGCACCGTGAAGCGGTTCGGCCGGGCGGGCTACGGGCCGCTCTCCTTCCCGCTGCCCGGCTGGTCGCTCGCCGTCGACCTGCCGGTGGGCAGCACCCTGGCCCGGGGCCGGCTGCACGCGGTGCTCGACCGGCTGGACCGGCGGGTCGCCGAGGCGGGCGGGCGGGTCTATCTGGCGAAGGACGCCCGTCTCGGGCGTGCCGCCTTCGACGCGATGTACGGGTCGTTGGACGATTGGCGCGCGGTGCGGGCCCGTCTGGACCCCACCGACACCCTGCGGTCCGACCTGGGACGGAGACTGGGACTGTGTCCTTGA
- a CDS encoding SDR family NAD(P)-dependent oxidoreductase yields the protein MTDANHLGDASEHPVAGPVAGSSDGHRRPPGRILLLGGGSEIGHEILKALDAPPGSQVILAGRDEQRMAELGAHLPYEVRTVPYDATAIEGHQRLVDDLFAGGPIDLVVSAAGILTPQQVLDGDPVAAGRLIETNLTGHVTTLLAAVPHLRAQGRGLIVILSSVAAVRPRKANFVYGAAKAGLDAFARGLADSLHGSGVRVLLVRPGFVIGRMTEGMPPAPAATTAPAVGAAVAAGVSRGAAVVWIPRKLAVLSHGLRIIPRPLWRRLRQ from the coding sequence ATGACCGACGCGAATCACCTGGGCGATGCGTCCGAACACCCGGTGGCCGGCCCGGTGGCCGGCTCCTCGGACGGGCACCGCCGCCCGCCGGGCCGGATCCTGCTGCTCGGCGGCGGCAGCGAGATCGGCCACGAGATCCTCAAGGCGCTGGACGCGCCGCCCGGCTCGCAGGTGATCCTGGCCGGGCGCGACGAGCAGCGGATGGCCGAACTGGGCGCCCACCTCCCCTACGAGGTGCGCACCGTGCCCTACGACGCCACCGCCATCGAGGGCCACCAGCGCCTGGTGGACGACCTGTTCGCGGGCGGGCCGATCGACCTGGTGGTCTCGGCCGCCGGGATCCTGACGCCGCAGCAGGTGCTGGACGGCGACCCGGTGGCCGCCGGCCGGCTGATCGAGACCAACCTCACCGGCCACGTCACCACCCTGCTCGCCGCCGTGCCGCACCTGCGGGCGCAGGGCCGGGGCCTGATCGTGATCCTCTCCTCGGTGGCCGCCGTCCGTCCGCGCAAGGCCAACTTCGTCTACGGCGCCGCCAAGGCCGGCCTGGACGCCTTCGCCCGTGGGCTCGCCGACTCGCTGCACGGCAGCGGGGTGCGGGTGCTGCTGGTCCGCCCCGGGTTCGTGATCGGCCGGATGACCGAGGGCATGCCGCCCGCCCCCGCCGCCACCACCGCCCCCGCGGTCGGCGCCGCCGTCGCGGCGGGCGTCTCGCGCGGCGCCGCCGTGGTCTGGATCCCCCGCAAGCTCGCCGTCCTCTCGCACGGGTTGCGGATCATCCCCCGCCCGCTCTGGCGCCGCCTGCGGCAGTGA
- a CDS encoding GNAT family N-acetyltransferase, with protein sequence MLIREATAEDWPAIWPFFQEIVARGETFPYPLDLGREQGRDWWLLPTPDRTVVAVDQAGTVLGTAKMNANRPGNGDHVASASYMVDPAHAGRGVGRALCAYTLDWARAAGFRAMQFNAVVASNERAVGLYRSLGFEVLGTVPEGFRHPELGLVGLHIMHRPL encoded by the coding sequence ATGCTGATCAGGGAAGCCACCGCCGAGGACTGGCCCGCCATCTGGCCGTTCTTCCAGGAGATCGTCGCGCGGGGCGAGACCTTCCCCTACCCGCTCGACCTCGGCCGGGAGCAGGGCCGCGACTGGTGGCTGCTGCCCACGCCCGACCGCACCGTGGTCGCCGTCGACCAGGCCGGCACCGTGCTCGGCACCGCGAAGATGAACGCCAACCGGCCGGGCAACGGCGACCATGTCGCGAGCGCCAGCTACATGGTCGACCCGGCGCACGCCGGGCGCGGGGTGGGCCGGGCGCTGTGCGCGTACACGCTGGACTGGGCGCGGGCGGCGGGGTTCCGGGCGATGCAGTTCAACGCGGTGGTGGCGAGCAACGAGCGCGCCGTCGGGCTCTACCGCTCGCTCGGCTTCGAGGTGCTCGGCACCGTCCCCGAGGGCTTCCGCCACCCGGAGCTGGGCCTGGTCGGCCTGCACATCATGCACCGCCCGCTCTGA